The following are encoded together in the Lactuca sativa cultivar Salinas chromosome 1, Lsat_Salinas_v11, whole genome shotgun sequence genome:
- the LOC111911595 gene encoding two-component response regulator ORR9, with product MGVIAVANAPLHVLAVDDSNLDRKLIERLLKTFSYHVTAVDSGSKALEFLGLQDVEKLPSFAANTCQPEVEVNLIITDYCMPGMTGFELLRKIKESTSLKDIPVVIMSSENEPARINRCLEEGAEEFFLKPVRLSDVDKLKPYFSKNKRKTNNNEEECVSNDKSRVKYDDVEAWSEEERQMFSEDKSC from the exons atgGGTGTTATCGCAGTCGCAAATGCCCCTCTTCATGTTCTTGCAGTTGATGACAGCAATCTTGATAGGAAATTGATCGAACGTCTGCTAAAGACCTTTTCATATCATg TTACTGCTGTAGATTCTGGAAGTAAGGCCTTGGAGTTTTTGGGTCTGCAAGATGTTGAAAAGCTTCCGTCTTTTGCTGCTAACACTTGTCAACCA GAAGTGGAAGTGAATTTGATTATTACGGATTATTGTATGCCTGGGATGACTGGTTTTGAACTCTTGAGAAAGATTAAG GAATCAACATCACTTAAAGACATACCGGTTGTAATCATGTCCTCCGAGAACGAGCCAGCTAGGATAAATAG ATGCTTGGAAGAAGGAGCTGAGGAGTTTTTCCTGAAACCCGTGCGGTTGTCCGATGTTGACAAGTTGAAACCCTACTTCTCAAAGAACAAGAGGAAGACCAACAATAATGAGGAAGAATGTGTTTCAAATGACAAATCTAGAGTGAAGTACGATGATGTTGAAGCATGGTCCGAGGAAGAAAGACAAATGTTTTCTGAGGATAAGTCTTGCTGA